The genomic window GAAAAACAATATGAAACAAATATTGGGGTAGATCTTGGAATGTTTAGAAATAGAGTACAGTTTACAACAGATGTTTATCGTCGTAAAGCATTCGACTTGATCGATTACGTAATTACATCTGGAGTAGGCGGAGAGTCTATTAAACAAGGTAATAACGCAGATATGGAAACTAAAGGTCTTGAAGTTGGTTTTACAACTCAAAACATTGTTTCAAAAGATTTTAAATGGTCTACTACAGTAAACTTCTCTGTTTATGATCAAAAAATTACAAAATTGGCTAACAAACCAGCTGTATTTGATTTGATTGCTACAAACGGAGGAAACACAGTAGGGCATCCTAGAAACTCATTATATTCTTACCAATTTACAGGTTTAAATAATGAAGGTCTTCCAACTTTTATTTTGCAAGACGGAGCAGAAAACAATATAACAGATGCTAATTTCCAAGATACTAATGACGTAACTAAATATTTGAAATATGAAGGATCTGTAGAGCCTAACAAATCTATTGGTTTTGCTAACACATTCACATACAAAAACTGGTCACTTTATGTATTTGTTGTTGGATCTGGAGGAAACAAAGTAAGATTAAACCCTGTGTATAGCAACAAGTATACAGATCAGACAGTATTTACAAAAGATTTTGCAAACAGATGGATTAATCCGGGAGACGAAAATTATACTAATGTTCCTGTTATTGCAGACAAATTAATGAATAGAAATTATGGAGCAAGCGACTTACAGATTGCTTATAATACTTACAATTACTCTGATGTTAGAATTGCAAGCGGTGATTTCGTACGTTTAAAAAACATCTCTTTAAGCTGGGAATTCCCAAGCGATTATAAGAGAAAATTAGGATTGTCAACTTTCACCTTGAAAGGTTCTGCGGTTAATCCTTGGCTGATTTATTCAGATAAAAAATTAAACGGACAAGATCCTGAGTTCCGTAACACAGGAGGGGTAGCTTTCCCAATTACGGCACAATATACTTTTGCAATTAATATTTCATTCTAATACTAAATTGATTATGAAAAATATAAAAATAGCACTGTCATTATTATTACTGGTTACTATTAGCAGTTGCGACGATTTTCTTTCAGAAGTGCCAGATAATAGAACACAGATAGATACTCCAGAAAAAATATCAGAATTATTAGTTACTGCTTATCCAGACAGATCATACTTTCCGATTGCAGAAGTAATGTCAGATAACGTTTTTGATACTGAATCATTACAATCTGTAAGCATAATTAACGAGGAGAGCTTCAACTGGGAAATGCAGAGTCAAATTGGAACTGATAGTGAAAACGCATTTTGGATGTCATCTTACGAGGCAATTGCTGCTGCGAATCAGGCTTTAGAGGCTATAGAAAAGCTTGGAGGCAAAGAGACTCTTAATCCGTTAAAAGGAGAAGCTTTAATAGCAAGAGCTTACAATCATTTTATGCTAGTTTCATTATGGGCAAATCGTTATAATCCTGCTACTGCGGCGACAGATTTAGGAGTTCCATATATAACAAAGCCAGAAACGGAATTATTGGTTAAATATAAACGTAATAGTGTAAAAGAAGTATTTGATTTTATTGAGCAAGATATCAATGAAGGAATGAAATACATCACAAGTGAATATAAAGAGCCAAAATATCACTTTAATGTAGATGCTGCAAAAGCATTTGCTTGCCGTTTTTACTTAATAAAAGGAGATTGGGATAAGGTATTAGAATATTCTGAAGGACTTGGTTCTAAACCAACAAAAATTAGAAACTATACAGCTTTTAATGCAGTAGCTTTTGCTCAAATGCCAATTGAATATTCAAGAGTTGAACAAGAAACTAATTTATTGGTAGCGTATCCAAACTCAATTGCAAACAGATCAGCAGCGTACAGATTTGCGCTTCCTGGAAATAGATCTGATGAAATCTTAGGGACACAAACGAATATGTGGGCAAAACCTAATTTAATTAGAGCAAACGGCCAGTATTTTGGAGGTACAAACGTATTTGTTCCGAAGCTATATGAGTATTTTAAATTCACGAATTTAACATCTCGTACAGGTGAGCCTTACACTGGTTCTGTATTATTTAGTAATGATGAAATGTATTTGAACCGTATTGAAGCATTGGTGATGAAAAATAGAATTGCTGAAGTGAATACAGAATTAGGTTATTTCTTAGGAACTAGAACTTCAGGATACAATGCAGCAACAGATATATTAAATGAAGCTATTGTTACTGCTAAATATCCGCCGATTGCAGATGAGTTTACGCCATTTTATGCATTAACAGATCTTCAGAAATCGTATATCAAAGCAATTGCCGAAGCAAGAAGAAGAGATTTTATCCGCGAAGGTCTTAGATGGTTTGATATCAAACGATTTAATCTTGTTGTGACGCATAATACTCTTGAATTTGGAAAAGTGGTAAAAAACAACATCTTGGAAAAAGATGATAAAAGAAGAGCGTTGCAAATACCGCTTAGAGCTTCAGATAATGGTATTGAAAAAAATCCTAGGTAAATTTTTAATTAGAAAGTATTATGAAGATATTCAAAACATATAAAACAGTAGTTATAGCAGGCGCCTTATTGCTTGCGTCATGTGCACACGAAGATCAGCCAAAAGAAAGCCAGTTAGATTTTTCTACACCACAAAAAACAGAATTAGACAATTGGATTGGTGCAAACTTCTTAAGTCCATACAATATCAATGTGTATTACGAATGGAACCAGAATTTAGTAGACGAAAATAGATATTTATATCCTCCACAGGGAGCTAAAGTGCAGCCTGCAATGGAAGTTGTAAAGAAAATCTGGATTGATAGTTATAGCACTATTGGAGGAAAGGATTTTGTTAAAAAAATTGCTCCAAGAGAATTTGTTCTTGTTGGTGGGGTAAACTTAAATACAAACGGTACTGTAACGCTTGGACTTGCAGAAGCGGGTCAAAGAGTGTCTCTTTTTCAGGTTGATAATCTTAATAAAAAAAGCAGATCTAGCGTAACACAATTTATTCATACCATTCAGCATGAATACGTACATATTTTAAACCAAACTAAACCTTTTGATGAGCAAGCTTGGGCAAAATTGACACCTTCTGGATATACCACTACATGGTATAATGAAGCAACTGCGACTTCTAGATCTTTAGGTTTTATTACAAGTTATGCGAGATTAAACATATACGAAGATTTCGCAGAAACTGCTGCTACAATCTTAACAAGTTCTAAAGCGGAATATGATGCCATTTTAGCAAGTATAACAGACGCTACTGCAAAAGCTAATATTAAAGCAAAAGAAGCTTTGGTAGTTAAATATTATAAAGATTCTTTCAATATAGACTTTTACGCATTAAGAGATGAAGCTCAAAAGAATACAGATGCTGTAATAAATAATTAAGGACAATAAATTTTTATAAAATTCAATATTATGAAAGTAAAACATATATATAAGTGCCTAACGATCGCTTTTGCAGCTTTGCTTTTGGGATCATGTTCTAGCCCAGAAGTAGATGCAAAATTTGATCAAAATGCTACTGATCGATTGAGTGGACGTCAAAAGGAATTAAACGATTTATTGCTTTCATCAGCAGATGGTTGGAAAGCAGTTTATTATACTGATAGTACACAATTAGGAGGATGGACACATTTGTTTAAATTTTTGCCAAATATGAAAGTAGATATGGCATCAGATTTCACAGGTAAAGATGGTCAGATTGACACAAAAACGTACCAAAGCCAGTACGATCTTCAAGTAGGAAGTACTGTGAGTTTAGTTTTTAGTACACAAAATAGAATCCACCTTTTATCAGATGCGAGTAATTATCCAACTGCAGCACTTCTTGCAAAAGGGTATTTAGGAGATTTTCAGTTTTATTACTATGGACAAAAAAATGGTGACATTATCTTTAGAACAAATAGAAATAGCCACTTTCTTCGTTTTGTAAAAGCTACACCAAAAGATTGGGCTGATTTGCCAGGAAACGTTCCAATTATTAAAGCCATTACAGGTGATATGTATAGCCCATTATTTAGAATATTAGCAATAAATGATGGTACAGCTACTAAAAATTATGATTTTAGTTATAACGCTAGTGCTCGTTTTGGTACAGGATATTCTTTAGATCCAGCTGTTAATACGAGTTATGACCTTGCGTTCTCATTTAATCCTATTGGAGCTTATTCAAAACTTCCTTTAGAGGTTAAAGGACAAAAACTTACCGACTTTGCTTACGACAGTGCTACAAATACTTTTGTTGCTACTGGAAAAG from Flavobacterium sp. KACC 22763 includes these protein-coding regions:
- a CDS encoding RagB/SusD family nutrient uptake outer membrane protein, yielding MKNIKIALSLLLLVTISSCDDFLSEVPDNRTQIDTPEKISELLVTAYPDRSYFPIAEVMSDNVFDTESLQSVSIINEESFNWEMQSQIGTDSENAFWMSSYEAIAAANQALEAIEKLGGKETLNPLKGEALIARAYNHFMLVSLWANRYNPATAATDLGVPYITKPETELLVKYKRNSVKEVFDFIEQDINEGMKYITSEYKEPKYHFNVDAAKAFACRFYLIKGDWDKVLEYSEGLGSKPTKIRNYTAFNAVAFAQMPIEYSRVEQETNLLVAYPNSIANRSAAYRFALPGNRSDEILGTQTNMWAKPNLIRANGQYFGGTNVFVPKLYEYFKFTNLTSRTGEPYTGSVLFSNDEMYLNRIEALVMKNRIAEVNTELGYFLGTRTSGYNAATDILNEAIVTAKYPPIADEFTPFYALTDLQKSYIKAIAEARRRDFIREGLRWFDIKRFNLVVTHNTLEFGKVVKNNILEKDDKRRALQIPLRASDNGIEKNPR
- a CDS encoding zinc-binding metallopeptidase, encoding MKIFKTYKTVVIAGALLLASCAHEDQPKESQLDFSTPQKTELDNWIGANFLSPYNINVYYEWNQNLVDENRYLYPPQGAKVQPAMEVVKKIWIDSYSTIGGKDFVKKIAPREFVLVGGVNLNTNGTVTLGLAEAGQRVSLFQVDNLNKKSRSSVTQFIHTIQHEYVHILNQTKPFDEQAWAKLTPSGYTTTWYNEATATSRSLGFITSYARLNIYEDFAETAATILTSSKAEYDAILASITDATAKANIKAKEALVVKYYKDSFNIDFYALRDEAQKNTDAVINN
- a CDS encoding DUF4302 domain-containing protein — encoded protein: MKVKHIYKCLTIAFAALLLGSCSSPEVDAKFDQNATDRLSGRQKELNDLLLSSADGWKAVYYTDSTQLGGWTHLFKFLPNMKVDMASDFTGKDGQIDTKTYQSQYDLQVGSTVSLVFSTQNRIHLLSDASNYPTAALLAKGYLGDFQFYYYGQKNGDIIFRTNRNSHFLRFVKATPKDWADLPGNVPIIKAITGDMYSPLFRILAINDGTATKNYDFSYNASARFGTGYSLDPAVNTSYDLAFSFNPIGAYSKLPLEVKGQKLTDFAYDSATNTFVATGKDGVKATIMYTNAPPRLTDDYKVTLPAAGAPSTAYGYIAVNLVNAPTNSQLCNYLLNEINSASAAKVNRVQFTFFNNRTVDIMYSFTGGKATVYHRATVTEDAVNKTIILKHSLWHNGTAVIAADPLVKNLDDKLMDPKGLYVTRENFRISFSNTIYTFAGASSSFRITTYAFQ